The sequence GCGAAGAATTTCTTAAACTGAAAGCACAAGTGCTAATTTTCCTATCTAAAATATTTCAGTATAGCCTCTTGACAAGTGCtaagaatggaagaaaatgagtATGATCCGTGCCcaaataaatcttcaaaataagtAGAAGAGCTCAATAAATTAAACTGGAAGAAAGTAGCAATGAGTTTAACAGATAATTAAGCAGAATTGACATCATGTTAGTAAGGGGGGAAAATATTGTCTATCTAAAAGAGTAGAATTTGAAAAAATGAGTTTGATAATACAAGGGTATTAATGACCCTCCCCAAAAATACTAAAACGACCTCCAAAGGCAAGGCTAAAACTCTACCCCTGCAAAGACCATCTCAAAAAAGCATGCTGTtgattataaagaaaaaattgtATATAAAACAAAGCTGCCTCAACCATGCCCATCTGCATTAGTGACAGATAATTTAAAGATAtaaaaagttaagaaataaacatgttttaaactcaaattataaaataaaatggtgGTAGTTTTGATACATAAACATGATAAGAAATGGAGGACACCAATTAGAATAGGAAGAATGAAATTGCTGGAAAACTGAGAAGTGGATTGGAGCCTTGTCCATATTCTACATTTCCCATCATGATCTTTGCCTTCTTCCTAGCAAACTTAACTTTCCGAAGCAAGGGGAAACGTTGACTCATCCTATTTCAGTATTGctattttgttattatatttAGCAACTGAAGAATATTCCTAAGAAATATTCTCAATGACTGTAGTAAAAAGTGATGAAGATGGCTAGATTTGCAGTAGGCTTTCAATAAACCATCTAAAGAGAAaggcaaaaacaaatttaagaaaacAATGAATTTACAATAATAAATTGGTGAACTAATATGTCAGTGACATTAACAGGAATGAAATACATCACAGTATTGCTGTACTCACATTTTCAAAGATCTCCTGTTGGACTCCACTATCTCCAGGACCTGAACCAGGAGGAATACTAGGGCTGAAAGCCATGAGGTCAGTCTTGGGTGGGCTCTCACCAGAATACACCTGCCTCCTCTGCTGAGAGTATGACCAGCTCCCCACCGCGCTAGAGCACACCAGCGTGGGCTTCCCAGGCCTGCATGCGCCCTCAGTGGGCGCCTCTGAGCACCGCAGTGCGGTGTACAGTAGCAGCGTGAGCACCAACAGGCTGGATATCGCACAGATGGCAATGATCAGGTACACATTGACATCCACCAACGCCACCTCTGGGTCCACAGCTCCAGCTGACGCTCGCAAGGAGGCCTTTGGCGTCTGACCATTCTCCACCAGAGATACCAGAACTGTGGTAGTAGCGGTCAGTGCCGGCTCACCGTGGTCTTTCACCAGAATCAGCAGGCTCTGACTGGGTGCATCCGCCTCATCCAGCAAGCGCGTGGTGCTGATCTCGCCTGTGTACAGCCCCACGCGGAATGGACTTCGAGCACTGCCCTTCGCAGGCAGCAGTTCATAAGACAGCCACGCATTGTAGCCAGAGTCTGCGTCCACCGCCCGCACCTTTGCCACCACGTGGCCCGCACCAACTGACCGCGACACCAGTTCGCTCACAGAGCCGCCTGCTCCTTGTGTCCAAGGTCTCAGCAGTGCTGGCGCGTTGTCGTTCTCATCCAGCACGAATACTTGTAAAGTCACGTTGCTGCCCAGGGGTGGCACACCAGAGTCCCGCGCGTTCACCTGGAACTGCAGCAGCTCCAACTCCTCATGGTCCAAAGGCTGCAGCGCATACACCTTGCCGCTCTCCGCGTGCACTGACACGTAGCTCGACAGTGCACGCTCACCCACCCGCCGCTCCACCAGAGAGTAGGACACCAGCGCATTCTCCCGCGCATCCGCGTCATGCGCAGACACCGTGAAGATGTGACAGCCTGGCGGGTTGTTCTCCTTCACGAACACCGTGTACTCGGACTGCGCAAACACTGGCGCATTGTCATTCACATCTGCCACCTCCACCAACAAGCTGGCTGTGGCCCACAGCGAAGGCGAGCCCCCATCCCTCGCAGTCACCACCAACTCatactcagatatggtctcacggTCCAGGGTGCTGTCCAACACCAGCGAGTAGTAATTTTTGAAAGTGGACACCAGCTTGAAGGGGATGTGGGGTGTCAGCGAGCAAATCACCTGACCATTGGCTCCAGAGTCTTGGTCAGACACGCTAATTAGGGCAACGACAGTGCCCACTTGAGCATTCTCTTCTACTGGGAGAGCCAAAGAAGTGACAACTACCTCAGGAGAATTGTCATTTTCATCGAGGACTTCTACTAAGACAGTGCAGTGACCAACCATAGGTGGAGCTCCTTTATCTGTAACATCTACATGAATTTCATAAATGTTTCTATCTTCAAAGTCAATATAatcatttacttttatttctcctgtcatttcatttattaaaaatttcctTCTTATGATGGGTGGGACCAAAGAGCTAAAAGAATACACCATTTCCTTGTTTATTCCTTCATCCGCGTCAGAAGCATTTAGCCATATTACTAACGTTTGATTCAACTGATTTTCATACATCTTTACTTCATAAACGGATCTGTCAAATGTAGGAGCATTATCATTAGCATCTAACACAAAAATGAACACAGAAACAGATCCTGTGAATTCAGGTTTGCCCCCATCCGTTGCCGTCAATAACAACTTAAGCTGTGGATTTTCTTCACGGTCTAGCAGTTTTCTCAAAACAAGGACTGGGAACTTGCCTTTGTCTTTTTTGCTTATAATATCAAgaatgaaaaactcatttgaactGAGTTTATAAGTAATCATCGCGTTCTCTCCAACATCTGCATCAGAAGCGCCTTCCAGCGGAAATCTAGAGTCAAGCAGTCTAGACTCCGGTATTGAGATCTTTTGTTCTGTTACGGAGAACATCGGAGGGTTGTCATTAATGTCCTTCACTTCCACCTCCACATGGAAAACCTGCAGCGGTCTGTCCACGATCACCTCCAGGTGGATGCTACACTCCGCGCTCCGCCCGCACAGCTCCTCCCGGTCGATCCGAGAATTCACAAACAAAATACCATTCTGCAGATTTACCTCCAGAAGGTCCCTGCGACCCTTGGACGCTACCCGAAACAGGCGGGGCACCAGGTCTTCCAGTTCCAACCCCAGGTCTTGCGCGATGCGGCCCACGAAAGTGCCGTGTTTGGCTTCCTCCTGGACCGAGTAATGGAGCTGAACGCTCCCAGCCTCCCAGACTGTCAGGAGCAGAAGCGAGAGCAGCAGACACTGGGCTCCCGGAAGGCCGGATCTGGCGATCAACATCCTACCTTTCTCTTGTCTTACAAGTCTATGAATACTCTGAACATTTCCCATCCGAtatctttcttccattttttttaatagaaacggTTGAGATCTAAGAAAATTGCTACTTCCTAGACCTTGCGAGACAGTGGATTATTCCTTTTTTTCTAAAAGGCTACGTATATTGTGGACAACAGCGACATCCGGTGGCCTAATTCGTAAGTACAATTCCATGAGTTTAACTTTTCTTTCATTCATCTCTtatttctatatgtgtttatctgGACTTTCAAACCCTTATAATAGTCTCTTGTATATAATAATATTGACTTTATTCATGGCACAACATTTTATTTGACACAGAATTTCAGAGAACTAATTCCTTCCTTAACCACTTGATTATCTTAGCTAAATTTCAAATGCTCTCAAGTTTGCATACTGTGTAGAAGCATTTTATTGGATGACAATAGTGGGTCTCTTCAAGTTATGATATTTACTTCACTTTGTCATTATTTTAAGGTTCAATGAACCTTATTTTTACACTAATAACAAGCATCAATTACCCATGAGGTGTTTGCGACTCCTAAATTCCAGTCATCACTAAAATGTAGAGAGATTACTGTCTTCAACATCAGACATTTCTCCATTTAGATTTTTATTATCCTACTTACTAGTAATGTGACTTTACATCCTCAACCATTCAACCTTTACATGTTTTACTTTCCACtttcataatataatagtaaaaaatTGGGTTGTGAGTTATGGTATTTTAAGTGCCTGGGATCGCATTTTAAGGAGAATGAGTGCTTCATTAGTAAGAATTACTCTCCAGCCTCAATTTGGCCACATTTGTTTTCATGATTCTCAAGAACAAATTTGGGTCCTCAGGAAAAATTATTATGTATAGAATAGTGTCACTCTACAATGCTTTCATCATTGCTATTGGACATGCTGAGAGGGTGCTTCTTGTCTCTAAGAAGACAGAAAAGTACATTTATTAAGAAATCAATTGTATGGGGAGAAGTTTCACTTTATTATATCTTACATGAGCAAAAAGAATCTTATGATTATAATTCACAAATGTACCACTTCTACTTTCATAGTCAACAGCTTACATCCCTgtaacatttaattttttaaataccaaAAAGACACAGTTCTGTAATCTATCTAATAGTTTTATCAATGTCAGTAAAGTTTGTCACACTGCCTgcagtaaaaaaatattttttcctctctcAAAGTTCTTGGAATCAAATATTCAGAAAGCAAAACTCTCCACTAAGAGATCTATGTAGCTTTAAAATCCTGAGGTTTTCTCTTTTTCCAAAAAATCTTAAATATAATAGAAATTGTATCCTttccaaatgattttttaaatttaataatgtTATGGCTTATAAAAGATATATTAAACAtatcaataattttaaattactttaGTCATTATTAAAAGCTGGACAGTagaataatatttataaatagaaaaattgaCAGAAATGAGGATCACTTGATCCATCAGCTTATGTGTCTATTTTCTTACAAGGCATACATTTAAATGTAATGAATTATCCATCCATTCACAATACTAATGTTCAATCTGAGCTATTATCTGGAATCTTAAAATAAGTTTATAATTTAGTTTAGGCAGTAATTTAGTTTGTCCTATCTAGTAACTATCACTTGAGAAGAACTAATCTAAGAGGATAATCAAGTTAACATAAAGGATTAAATTATCAGTTAATCAATATACTCATGAATAATAATGAGTAAATTTTATAATTCAGTGCTCAAAAAATTAAGTCTAAGAGGCAAGAAGGAATTTGAGGAGAAAGATGACATTTATAGCACTACTCAATTCAtatcacataattgcatacaacacataatacctAAGCCCAAGATCAGTGGCACATGGAACCTGAAAAACATTCAAAGACAAATATATACAAGTGTAAGTCTGAATTCAAGGTAACATGTGTTGATAGACATAGGTTTGATGACAGGAGCTGAGGGACTATTCATTTTGAATGAAGTAAAATTTGAAAAACAGACTGTGTTGAAGCATGGCTCAGGCATATGATTTAGAAGaaactgaaatattttatttaaaatttacttcaattttcataatcattattGTGGCCATTTTGATTCCTAAATAGAGAAATTGTTTTCCAGGATTTTAAGAAAATTACTCGTTGCAGTAAAAGATACTGAGCAGTGCTGAACAACCATATCAAGAAAGTCTTCATTCAGAGGAATTAAACgcaaaaacaaacttaagagttTATAATAAACAATAAAACTAGACCAAACTACAATgcaaattttagaaataaatgatTTAGAGTAAATTTAGAATAAATGATAGAGTGGTGTTCATGCTTACTGAATGAATAACAACTGCATTGGCTGTAACACTGAATGGTTGTCAAGTGCTACGGCAATTCAGAATAATTACAGATTCCAAAAATTAATTTGACACATAATAATGCCTGTTTAATATACAGTTTATGACGTTTCTCATTAAGAAAGTTGaaacaggactggggttgtggctcagcggtagagcagtctcctagcacatgtgagaccctgggttcgattctcggcaccacataaaaataaataaataaataaataaataaataaataaataaataaataaaggttaaaaaaatttttaaaagaaagtcaaAACAAAAGTCTGTTCCAAACTTATGAGATTCAAAGTAAAACTATGAACTTTTACTTTGAAAGTCTGGTAGAgttatagaaaaatgaaaaaaaaatttaaatgtaccaCAGGAGCTGAAAAATATCATTCAAtaacaaataacaaaaataaattctaAGATAACCTACCTTCCCAGGGGAGTCCAAAACAACAGGCGGTTCTCCCACTCCTTCTACAGCTCCAGGACACGGAGGAAGACCTGGGCTGAAGGCCATGAGGTCGGTCTTGGGTGGGACCTCTCCAGAGCACACCCGCTGTCGTCGCTGATTCGAGTACGACCAGCTGCCCACCGCGCTGGAGCACACCAGCATGGGTTTCCCAGACCCGCACTCGCCTTGGGTGGGCGCCGCTGAACACCGAAATGATACGTACAACAGCAGCGTGAGCACCAACAGGCTGGACACTGCGCAGATGGCAATGATCAGGTACACGTTGACATCCACCAGCGTTGCCTCCTGGCTGGCAGTACCCGCCAAGCTTCTAGAAGCGGTCTTTGGGGTCTGGCCGCTTTCCACCAGAGACACCAGCACTGTGGCGGTGGCAATCAGCGCTGGCTCCCCATGGTCCTTCACCAGGACCAAAAGGCGCTGACGAGGCGAGTCGGTCTCATCCAGGGCGCGAGTTGTGCTGATCTCGCCGGTGTACAGTCCCACGCGGAAGGGACTGCGAGCGACGCCCACCGACGTCTGTAGCTCATAAGACAACCATGCATTGTAACCTGAGTCTGAATCCACCGCGCGCACCTTCGCCACCACATGGCCTGCACCTACAGACCAAGGCACCAGCTGGGTCACCACTAAGCTCACGTCCCCGGTCCCAGACCCCAACAGCGCTGGCGCATTGTCATTTTCGTCCAACACGAACACCTGTAATGTCACGTTGCTGCAAAGTGACGGATCGCCAGAATCGCATGCGCTCACTTGAAACTGCAGAAGCTCCAATTCCTCGTGGTCCAGAGGCTGCAGCGCATACACCTTGCCGCTCTCCGCGTGCACTGACACGTAGCTCGACAGCGCACGCTCGCCCACCCGACGCTCCACCAGAGAATAGGACACAAGAGCGTTCTCCTGCGCGTCCGCGTCATGCGCAGACACCGTGAAGATGTGGCACCCTGGCGGGTTGTTCTCCTTCAAGAACACAGTGTACTCCGGTTGTGCAAAAGCCGGTGCGTTGTCGTTCACGTCAGCCACCTCTACAGACACACTGGTGGTGGCCCACAGCGAAGGTGAACCTCCGTCCCTGGCGGTCACCACCACTTTATAGTCAGATACAGTCTCGCGATCCAGGGTACTGTCCAGCACCAATGAATAGTAATTCTTGAAAGTGGACACTAGCTTGAAGGGGACATGAGGCATCAGGGAGCAGGTCACTTGTCCATTCACGCCTGCATCTAGGTCAGTCACACTGATCAGAGCAATAACTGTTCCAAGTTGTGCATCCTCTTTAACAGGAAGCCAGATAGTTTTCACAGTTAACTGTGGAACATTGTCATTAGTGTCCACCACTTCCACAAGAACTGTACAGTGACCAGCCAGTGGT is a genomic window of Callospermophilus lateralis isolate mCalLat2 chromosome 5, mCalLat2.hap1, whole genome shotgun sequence containing:
- the LOC143400433 gene encoding protocadherin alpha-10-like; the protein is MLIARSGLPGAQCLLLSLLLLTVWEAGSVQLHYSVQEEAKHGTFVGRIAQDLGLELEDLVPRLFRVASKGRRDLLEVNLQNGILFVNSRIDREELCGRSAECSIHLEVIVDRPLQVFHVEVEVKDINDNPPMFSVTEQKISIPESRLLDSRFPLEGASDADVGENAMITYKLSSNEFFILDIISKKDKGKFPVLVLRKLLDREENPQLKLLLTATDGGKPEFTGSVSVFIFVLDANDNAPTFDRSVYEVKMYENQLNQTLVIWLNASDADEGINKEMVYSFSSLVPPIIRRKFLINEMTGEIKVNDYIDFEDRNIYEIHVDVTDKGAPPMVGHCTVLVEVLDENDNSPEVVVTSLALPVEENAQVGTVVALISVSDQDSGANGQVICSLTPHIPFKLVSTFKNYYSLVLDSTLDRETISEYELVVTARDGGSPSLWATASLLVEVADVNDNAPVFAQSEYTVFVKENNPPGCHIFTVSAHDADARENALVSYSLVERRVGERALSSYVSVHAESGKVYALQPLDHEELELLQFQVNARDSGVPPLGSNVTLQVFVLDENDNAPALLRPWTQGAGGSVSELVSRSVGAGHVVAKVRAVDADSGYNAWLSYELLPAKGSARSPFRVGLYTGEISTTRLLDEADAPSQSLLILVKDHGEPALTATTTVLVSLVENGQTPKASLRASAGAVDPEVALVDVNVYLIIAICAISSLLVLTLLLYTALRCSEAPTEGACRPGKPTLVCSSAVGSWSYSQQRRQVYSGESPPKTDLMAFSPSIPPGSGPGDSGVQQEIFENVSTAIL
- the LOC143400434 gene encoding protocadherin alpha-9-like — its product is MLYSGGSVPEGQHLLLSLLLLTIWEAGSGQLHYSVLEEAKHGTFVGRIAQDLELQLMELVPRMFQLDSKSHGDLLEVNLQNGILFVNSRIDREELCGRSAECSIHLEVIVDRPLQVFHVEVEVKDINDNPPVFPVTQKNLFIAESRPLDSRFPLEGASDADVGANALLTYRLSPNEYFSLDVPPSHEQVKPLGLVLRKPLDREEAPELYLLLTATDGGKPELTGTVQLFITVLDANDNAPVFDRTLYTVRLPENVPIGTLVINPNASDLDEGVNGDIAYSFSSDVSPDIKSKFHIDAVSGAITVIGRIDFEESKTYKIQVEAIDKGFPPLAGHCTVLVEVVDTNDNVPQLTVKTIWLPVKEDAQLGTVIALISVTDLDAGVNGQVTCSLMPHVPFKLVSTFKNYYSLVLDSTLDRETVSDYKVVVTARDGGSPSLWATTSVSVEVADVNDNAPAFAQPEYTVFLKENNPPGCHIFTVSAHDADAQENALVSYSLVERRVGERALSSYVSVHAESGKVYALQPLDHEELELLQFQVSACDSGDPSLCSNVTLQVFVLDENDNAPALLGSGTGDVSLVVTQLVPWSVGAGHVVAKVRAVDSDSGYNAWLSYELQTSVGVARSPFRVGLYTGEISTTRALDETDSPRQRLLVLVKDHGEPALIATATVLVSLVESGQTPKTASRSLAGTASQEATLVDVNVYLIIAICAVSSLLVLTLLLYVSFRCSAAPTQGECGSGKPMLVCSSAVGSWSYSNQRRQRVCSGEVPPKTDLMAFSPGLPPCPGAVEGVGEPPVVLDSPGKVGYLRIYFCYLLLNDIFQLLWYI